Genomic window (Candidatus Fokinia cryptica):
CAGTACAACCTGCAGCTTTAAGTGTATTTGCAAATCCTTCAGCTTCTTGCTTAGTAACTTCACTTTTGAGAACTTTAGCTCCACCTGATGACAACTCATCAGCTATTGCTTTAGCAGCAACAAGCCCCTCAAGCGCGCCAACTTCTTTAATTGCTTTCATCGCATCCATTCTTTTATTAGGGTCTATTGCTGTAATGATGACGTCAAAAGCCGTTTTCTCTTGAGATTCTGCAGCAGGAGCAGCTACTTGGGCAATTGCTGCAACAGGAGCGGCTGCAGAAACTCCCCAAGCTTCTTCTAGCTCTTTCACCAAAGCTGCGATTTCAGCAACAGATAATTCCGAAAGAGTCTTTATTAAATCGTTTTTCATGACGTTACTATGGAAATTACAATTAAAAGTCGTGTACTAACGATAGTAACATACAACAGGTTTTGCTGAAAAGCTATCGAAAATTATACCAATCTCAGAAGAAATCACTGATTACTGTGAACTGTTAGATAGTTTAGAACTTTTAGTTAAATTTAACATTACTGCATGCTTTACGCTTTTTGCACTATGCATATTCAAATAATGTATCACGACGCTATCTTGTTCTTTTCCATACATTTGAATCATACCAAACCCTGGTATTGATACAATTGCGTAT
Coding sequences:
- the rplL gene encoding 50S ribosomal protein L7/L12 — protein: MKNDLIKTLSELSVAEIAALVKELEEAWGVSAAAPVAAIAQVAAPAAESQEKTAFDVIITAIDPNKRMDAMKAIKEVGALEGLVAAKAIADELSSGGAKVLKSEVTKQEAEGFANTLKAAGCTVEIK
- a CDS encoding HU family DNA-binding protein, translating into MNVEIENVMHSQRIIETLVKEHDITQNEASKIWDSFCRNIMGAVMSYAIVSIPGFGMIQMYGKEQDSVVIHYLNMHSAKSVKHAVMLNLTKSSKLSNSSQ